DNA from Pseudomonas mendocina:
CGCGTCGCCTGCTGTGGCCGATCAAGCAGAAATATGGCCAGTCCATTTCCTGGGCCGACCTGTACATCCTTGCTGGTAACGTTGCGCTGGAGTCCATGGGCTTCCGTACCTTCGGCTTCGGTGCGGGGCGTGAAGACGTGTGGGAGCCGGATCAGGACGTCAACTGGGGCGCCGAAGTAGCCTGGCTGGGGGTCGATCCTAAGCGTGTCAACGACGAGCGTGAACTCACCGCTCCGTTCGGCGCCACCCACATGGGCCTGATCTACGTAAACCCCGAGGGCCCGAATGCGAGTGGCGATTACCTGGCGGCTGCTAAGGACATTCGCGCTACCTTCTATCGCATGGCCATGGATGACGAAGAGATTGTCGCCCTGATTGCCGGCGGGCATACCTTCGGTAAGTGCCACGGCGCTGCGCCGGAGTCGCACAAAGGGCCGGAGCCAGAAGCGGCGCCAATCGAGGCGCAGGGCCTGGGCTGGATGAGCAACTTCGGCAGTGGCTTCGGCAAGGACACCGTCTCCAGCGGCCTCGAGGTCACCTGGACGAAGACCCCAGCCCTGTGGAGCAACAACTTCTTCGAGAACCTGTTCAAGTTCGAGTGGGAGCTGACCAAGTCGCCTGCAGGTGCCAAGCAGTGGGTGGCCAAGGATGCACCCGAGATCATTCCGGATGCGCATGTACCGGGGAAATTCCACAAGCCGACCATGCTCACCACTGACCTGACCCTGCGCTTCGATCCGGAGTTCGGCAAGATTTCCAAGCGCTTCTATGAAGACCCGCAGGCCTTCGCCGATGCCTTCGCGCGTGCCTGGTACAAGCTGACTCACCGTGACATGGGGCCCAAGGCTCGTTACCTCGGTCCGGAAGTGCCGAAAGAGGATCTGATCTGGCAAGACCCGTTGCCGGCTGCCACCCATAATCCGAGTGCTGCCGATATCGCCGACCTGAAAGCGAAGATCGCCGCATCGGGGTTGTCGGCCGGTGACCTGGTGTCCGTGGCCTGGGCCTCGGCCTCTACCTTCCGCGGTGGCGACAAGCGTGGCGGTGCCAATGGTGCACGTCTGGCACTGGCGCCGCAGAAGGACTGGGCGGTCAATCAGCGGGCCATCCAGATGTTGCCGAAGCTCGTGGCCATCCAGCAGGCGTCCGGTAAGGCATCGCTGGCGGATGTGATCGTGCTGGCCGGTAATGTCGGTGTCGAACTGGCCGCCAAGGCTGCCGGTGTGGTGGTGGATGTGCCATTCGCAGCAGGTCGCGTCGATGCGCGTCAGGATCAGACCGATGTCGAGTCCTTCGATGTGCTGGAGCCGGCTGCCGATGGTTTCCGCAACTACAGCAAAGGCAACCTGGGCGTGCCCACTGAGGCCATGCTGGTGGACAAGGCGCAGATGCTGACCCTGACTGCGCCTGAGTTGACCGCGTTGGTCGGTGGTTTGCGTGTACTGGGTGCCAACCACGACGGCAGCCAGCATGGCGTGTTCACCGACAAGGTGGGCGTGCTGTCCAACGACTTCTTCGTCAACCTGCTGGACATGGGCACCGTATGGAAGGCCACCGACAGCAGCGGCGAAGT
Protein-coding regions in this window:
- the katG gene encoding catalase/peroxidase HPI — translated: MSNQGKCPFNHVAGGGTTNKDWWPNQLRVDLLNQHSDRSNPLGEQFNYAEAFKKLDYKALKADLVRLMTDSQDWWPADFGHYGPQFIRMAWHSAGTYRTTDGRGGGGRGQQRFAPLNSWPDNVNIDKSRRLLWPIKQKYGQSISWADLYILAGNVALESMGFRTFGFGAGREDVWEPDQDVNWGAEVAWLGVDPKRVNDERELTAPFGATHMGLIYVNPEGPNASGDYLAAAKDIRATFYRMAMDDEEIVALIAGGHTFGKCHGAAPESHKGPEPEAAPIEAQGLGWMSNFGSGFGKDTVSSGLEVTWTKTPALWSNNFFENLFKFEWELTKSPAGAKQWVAKDAPEIIPDAHVPGKFHKPTMLTTDLTLRFDPEFGKISKRFYEDPQAFADAFARAWYKLTHRDMGPKARYLGPEVPKEDLIWQDPLPAATHNPSAADIADLKAKIAASGLSAGDLVSVAWASASTFRGGDKRGGANGARLALAPQKDWAVNQRAIQMLPKLVAIQQASGKASLADVIVLAGNVGVELAAKAAGVVVDVPFAAGRVDARQDQTDVESFDVLEPAADGFRNYSKGNLGVPTEAMLVDKAQMLTLTAPELTALVGGLRVLGANHDGSQHGVFTDKVGVLSNDFFVNLLDMGTVWKATDSSGEVFEGRTRKDGQVKYTATRNDLVFGSNSVLRAYAEVYASADGKEKLVKDFVAAWVKVMNLDRFDLA